The following are encoded together in the Kribbella voronezhensis genome:
- a CDS encoding helix-turn-helix transcriptional regulator, translated as MDNRQEVREFLTTRRARITPDQAGLPTTGARRVPGLRRSEVATIAGLSVEYYARLERGQIAGASSSVLEALARALQLDDTERAHLFDLARAADGIPTSGRSRRRTAGKAASRLSLQWALDAIKDGVAFVRDSHQNLLATNALGRAFYSPVIGDSGRTPNLARFQFLDPVSRDFYPDWDLFAQMCVGIMRAEAGRDPHDRGLQDLVGELSTRSEVFRRLWADHNVRTHGTGTKRFNHPVVGELTLAYEELAITAEPGLVLLVYTAEPGSPSAERLQLLASWTAPVETPTTNS; from the coding sequence GTGGACAACCGTCAGGAGGTACGCGAGTTCCTCACAACTCGCCGCGCCCGCATCACTCCGGACCAGGCAGGGCTCCCCACCACCGGCGCCCGTCGAGTCCCAGGACTGAGGCGCAGCGAGGTGGCGACCATCGCCGGACTCAGCGTCGAGTACTACGCCAGGCTCGAGCGGGGCCAGATCGCCGGTGCCTCCAGCAGCGTGCTCGAAGCGCTCGCGCGAGCGCTGCAACTCGACGACACCGAACGAGCCCATCTCTTCGATCTCGCCCGGGCCGCCGACGGCATCCCGACATCGGGCCGCTCGCGCCGGCGTACGGCGGGCAAGGCCGCTTCGCGACTCAGCCTGCAGTGGGCGCTGGACGCGATCAAGGACGGCGTCGCCTTCGTGCGCGACTCACATCAGAACCTGCTCGCCACGAACGCGCTGGGCCGCGCCTTCTACTCACCGGTCATCGGCGACAGCGGCCGTACGCCGAACCTGGCCAGGTTCCAGTTCCTCGACCCCGTCTCGCGGGACTTCTACCCCGACTGGGACCTGTTCGCTCAGATGTGTGTCGGCATCATGCGCGCCGAGGCCGGCCGCGACCCGCACGACCGCGGCCTGCAAGACCTCGTCGGTGAACTCTCCACCCGCAGCGAGGTCTTCCGGCGGCTGTGGGCCGACCACAACGTCCGGACCCATGGCACCGGCACCAAGCGGTTCAACCACCCCGTCGTCGGCGAACTGACACTCGCGTACGAAGAGCTCGCGATCACCGCCGAACCCGGGCTGGTCCTCCTCGTCTACACCGCAGAACCCGGCTCGCCGTCGGCCGAACGACTCCAGCTGCTGGCTTCCTGGACAGCACCGGTCGAAACCCCGACAACCAACAGTTAG
- a CDS encoding response regulator transcription factor: MARVLLVEDDDAIRTSLGKSLAAAGHVVTALAAGADGVAAVARDRPDVVLLDLGLPDLDGRDVLAMIRAVSDVPVIVATARDDDASVVRLLDAGADDYVIKPFSSAQLDARIRAVLRRGGADQQEDVALTLGGLSIDPRSREVTVDGNPVDLTRKEFDLLVALARRPGAVVTKRELLAEVWGLPWGGGDRTVDVHLSWLRRKLGETAAEPRFLHSVRGVGVKLAEA; this comes from the coding sequence ATGGCGCGGGTACTGCTGGTAGAGGATGACGACGCGATCCGGACCTCGTTGGGCAAGTCCCTGGCCGCGGCCGGTCATGTCGTCACGGCGCTGGCCGCCGGCGCGGACGGCGTCGCCGCGGTCGCCAGGGACCGGCCCGATGTCGTGCTGCTCGACCTCGGCCTGCCCGATCTCGACGGTCGCGACGTGCTCGCCATGATCCGCGCGGTCAGCGACGTACCGGTCATCGTGGCGACCGCCCGGGACGACGACGCCAGCGTGGTCCGGCTGCTCGATGCGGGCGCCGACGACTACGTCATCAAACCGTTCAGCTCGGCCCAGCTCGACGCGCGGATCCGGGCCGTACTGCGACGCGGCGGCGCCGACCAGCAGGAGGATGTCGCGCTGACCCTCGGCGGGTTGTCGATCGATCCGCGCAGCCGCGAGGTCACCGTCGACGGCAACCCGGTCGACCTGACCCGCAAGGAGTTCGACCTCCTCGTCGCGCTCGCCCGCCGGCCGGGTGCCGTCGTCACCAAACGCGAACTGCTGGCCGAGGTGTGGGGGCTGCCGTGGGGCGGCGGCGACCGGACGGTCGACGTCCACCTGTCCTGGTTGCGGCGCAAGCTCGGCGAGACGGCCGCGGAACCGCGCTTCCTGCACAGCGTGCGCGGCGTCGGCGTCAAGCTCGCGGAGGCCTGA
- a CDS encoding NmrA family NAD(P)-binding protein: MSVLVTGASGRVGQHVLAELTRSGVAVRAASHGAPPPGCDSVPFSFTDSATWDGATRGATAMFVIRPPQIGNVKRDMLPALAAARRNGVRRMVLLSLQGAEHNRAVPHYALEQWLRASGLEWTFVRAGFFMQNLSTTHAAEIRDLGRIIVPAGRGRTSFVDARDVASVAVSALTGGDLVDRAVTPTGPEALTYHQVADILSAELGRPVRYANPGPVAFWRHRRSCGTPRTEAAVMLALYSACRFNLAGTTTGDVAAVLGRPPITFAEFAHHERNAWQSCESKL, from the coding sequence ATGAGCGTTCTCGTGACCGGGGCGAGCGGTCGGGTGGGGCAGCATGTCCTCGCCGAACTGACCCGGTCGGGGGTCGCTGTGCGGGCTGCCTCCCACGGCGCTCCGCCGCCGGGATGTGACAGCGTCCCGTTCTCCTTCACCGACTCCGCCACCTGGGACGGGGCAACGCGCGGAGCGACGGCCATGTTTGTCATCCGGCCTCCGCAGATCGGCAACGTGAAGCGGGACATGCTTCCTGCCTTGGCCGCCGCGCGCCGCAACGGAGTGCGGCGGATGGTCTTGTTGTCGCTCCAGGGCGCCGAGCACAACCGCGCGGTCCCGCACTATGCCTTGGAACAGTGGCTACGGGCTTCCGGTCTGGAGTGGACGTTCGTGCGCGCCGGATTCTTCATGCAGAACCTGTCGACCACCCACGCCGCAGAGATCCGGGACCTGGGCAGGATCATCGTTCCGGCCGGCCGTGGCCGTACGTCGTTCGTGGACGCACGGGACGTCGCCTCGGTCGCCGTGTCTGCTCTGACCGGCGGCGATCTTGTCGATCGCGCGGTGACGCCCACCGGCCCGGAGGCACTCACGTACCACCAGGTCGCCGACATCCTCAGTGCGGAACTCGGGCGTCCCGTGCGCTACGCGAATCCTGGCCCTGTCGCCTTCTGGCGACATCGCCGTTCCTGCGGTACGCCGCGCACCGAAGCGGCGGTCATGCTCGCTCTCTACAGTGCCTGCCGGTTCAACCTGGCAGGAACGACGACTGGCGACGTCGCTGCCGTCCTGGGCCGTCCACCCATCACCTTCGCCGAATTCGCCCATCACGAGCGCAACGCCTGGCAGTCCTGCGAAAGCAAGCTCTGA
- a CDS encoding sensor histidine kinase, translating into MRRRIMFLSVGMTTLVVLAFAIPLTLLMRGAASDESLKNARYRAEAVAYYVGEKNHTPDEIKTYIAGISSQGPGRISVRLADGTTLGDPPPGGVPTPKYLPGGPDEGDGDDKGPPKISDASFRKVDGGVSTDVSVDAQAGPASVCLFLTVDEVYQGLVPQLLILLAASLGVLILSVVGAEVVSRRLARPLEETARTAERLAKGDVDARAPTTGPAEVAKVGAALNGLADRIDEVIAVEREAVADLSHRLRTPLTALRLQVEALPDRDRAEELNVQVNSLERTLTAVISAARRPQREGRVPHCDAVAVTRERAAFWEPLFEDQGRELTLDLPTPPAEVRSSAEDLAAALDALVENVVAHTPDGTPARIILTRQAAGGVLIVVADEGPGIPLGAGERGRSDRGSTGLGLDIARRCAEAAGGRLTIRPNLPAGSSVHLTLGAP; encoded by the coding sequence ATGCGCCGCCGGATCATGTTCCTTTCGGTCGGGATGACCACCTTGGTGGTGCTCGCGTTCGCGATCCCGCTGACGTTGCTGATGCGCGGCGCCGCCTCCGACGAGTCCCTGAAGAACGCCCGCTACCGGGCCGAGGCCGTCGCGTACTACGTCGGCGAGAAGAACCACACCCCCGACGAGATCAAGACCTACATCGCGGGCATCAGCAGCCAGGGCCCCGGCCGGATCTCGGTCCGGCTGGCCGACGGTACGACGCTGGGCGACCCGCCGCCGGGCGGCGTACCGACTCCCAAGTACCTGCCCGGCGGGCCGGACGAAGGGGACGGCGACGACAAGGGGCCGCCGAAGATCTCGGACGCGTCGTTCCGCAAGGTCGACGGCGGGGTGTCGACCGACGTCTCGGTCGACGCGCAGGCGGGGCCGGCTTCGGTCTGCCTGTTCCTGACCGTGGACGAGGTCTACCAGGGACTCGTTCCGCAGCTGCTGATCCTGCTCGCGGCCAGCCTCGGCGTCCTGATCCTGAGCGTCGTCGGCGCGGAAGTCGTCTCCCGCCGCCTCGCCCGTCCACTGGAAGAAACCGCCCGTACCGCGGAACGCCTCGCCAAGGGCGACGTCGATGCCAGGGCGCCCACGACCGGGCCCGCCGAAGTCGCCAAGGTCGGTGCCGCGCTCAACGGCCTGGCCGACCGCATCGACGAAGTGATCGCGGTCGAACGCGAGGCCGTCGCCGACCTGTCCCACCGACTCCGTACGCCGTTGACCGCGCTCCGCCTCCAGGTCGAGGCGCTCCCGGACCGGGATCGTGCCGAGGAACTCAACGTCCAGGTCAACAGCCTCGAACGCACCCTCACGGCAGTGATCAGCGCGGCCCGAAGGCCGCAGCGCGAGGGCAGGGTCCCGCACTGCGACGCCGTGGCGGTGACCCGGGAACGGGCGGCCTTCTGGGAGCCGCTGTTCGAGGACCAGGGCCGGGAACTCACCCTCGACCTGCCGACCCCACCGGCCGAAGTACGGTCGTCGGCCGAGGATCTGGCCGCCGCCCTGGACGCGCTGGTCGAGAACGTCGTCGCCCATACTCCCGACGGCACACCGGCCCGGATCATCCTGACCCGCCAGGCGGCCGGCGGCGTACTGATCGTCGTCGCGGACGAAGGCCCCGGCATCCCGCTCGGGGCAGGCGAGCGCGGCCGCAGCGACCGGGGCTCGACCGGGCTCGGTCTGGACATCGCGCGCCGCTGTGCCGAAGCGGCCGGCGGACGGCTCACCATCCGTCCCAACCTGCCGGCCGGTTCCTCGGTTCACCTCACCCTCGGCGCGCCCTGA
- a CDS encoding helix-turn-helix domain-containing protein, translated as MGQSAIRRVRFQPPAQGVGDIEVNTLKGIRDRGGPAEFLTPQRLDFDLLAHLERGAAVHTVDFTDYSLRPGDILWIRAGQVHQWGAIDDIEGAVVLFGPHTVDDHTSNLIRSYLVRPRSHWPASELDGSPVAQALELLTISAGRRATERSDLRQAALAHSLAALLVQLALIEPPGGGPAMRLTHEAYGWFRDHLEEHFQQWHKVSEYADRLGYSARTLNRLARQYTGLSAKELIDERIVLEAKRRLAHGDAAVAEIAKDLGFDDASNFSSYFRRQTRLTPGAFRSRTRAGRSAG; from the coding sequence ATGGGACAATCGGCGATTCGGCGCGTCCGCTTCCAGCCGCCGGCCCAGGGCGTCGGCGACATCGAGGTGAACACGCTGAAGGGCATCCGTGACCGCGGCGGCCCGGCCGAATTCCTCACCCCGCAGCGACTCGACTTCGATCTGCTCGCCCACCTCGAGCGCGGGGCCGCAGTACACACCGTCGACTTCACCGACTACTCGTTGCGGCCGGGAGACATCCTGTGGATCCGAGCCGGCCAGGTCCATCAGTGGGGTGCGATCGACGACATCGAGGGAGCCGTCGTGCTGTTCGGCCCGCATACGGTCGACGACCACACCAGCAACCTCATCCGGTCGTATCTGGTCCGCCCGCGAAGTCATTGGCCCGCTTCGGAGCTGGACGGCTCGCCGGTCGCGCAAGCACTCGAACTGCTCACCATCAGCGCCGGCCGGCGCGCGACCGAGCGGAGCGACCTGCGCCAGGCTGCCCTGGCGCACAGCCTCGCCGCGCTCCTTGTTCAGTTGGCTCTGATCGAACCGCCCGGTGGCGGGCCGGCGATGCGGCTGACCCACGAGGCCTACGGCTGGTTCCGCGACCATCTCGAAGAGCACTTCCAGCAGTGGCACAAGGTCAGCGAGTACGCCGACCGGCTGGGGTACTCCGCCCGGACCCTCAACCGGCTCGCCCGGCAGTACACCGGCCTGTCCGCCAAGGAGTTGATCGACGAACGCATCGTCCTCGAAGCCAAGCGCCGGCTCGCCCACGGTGACGCCGCCGTCGCCGAGATCGCCAAGGACCTCGGCTTCGACGACGCGTCGAACTTCTCGTCGTACTTCCGTCGCCAGACCCGGCTGACACCGGGCGCCTTCCGGAGCCGGACCCGCGCCGGACGTTCGGCCGGATAG
- a CDS encoding HNH endonuclease family protein codes for MTPACRPLALVLCLVLFTTACTAIEPQPAEPAGTSASSISAELAKVKVVAARPKVKGYGRECGKDGACSFGPAWSDNHAGPGGHDGCDTRDNVLAKQLTEVTYKPGTRQCVVMSGKLLDPYTGRTIEFRKAAAGKVQIDHLYPLARAWDLGASTWPAQRRVDFANDQADNLLAVDGATNASKSDQGPGEWLPLNKSFRCTYVARYLHVAAKYKLPITRDDQKAAQLLAPTCH; via the coding sequence ATGACGCCTGCCTGCCGCCCTCTTGCCCTCGTCCTCTGCCTGGTTCTGTTCACCACCGCTTGTACTGCGATCGAGCCACAACCCGCCGAACCCGCCGGTACTTCGGCCAGCTCGATCAGCGCCGAACTCGCGAAAGTCAAAGTGGTTGCCGCCCGCCCGAAAGTGAAGGGCTACGGTCGCGAGTGCGGTAAGGACGGCGCGTGCTCCTTCGGCCCGGCGTGGTCCGACAACCACGCGGGGCCAGGCGGTCATGACGGCTGCGACACCCGCGACAACGTGCTGGCCAAGCAACTGACCGAGGTGACCTACAAGCCCGGCACGCGGCAGTGCGTGGTGATGTCCGGCAAACTGCTGGATCCCTACACCGGCCGGACGATCGAGTTCCGCAAGGCGGCGGCCGGCAAGGTGCAGATCGACCACCTTTACCCGCTGGCCCGTGCCTGGGACCTCGGTGCCTCGACCTGGCCGGCGCAACGCCGGGTGGACTTCGCGAACGACCAGGCCGACAACCTGCTGGCCGTCGACGGTGCCACCAACGCCAGCAAGTCCGACCAGGGCCCGGGCGAATGGCTACCGCTCAACAAGTCCTTCCGCTGCACGTATGTGGCTCGCTACCTGCACGTCGCGGCGAAGTACAAGCTGCCGATCACGCGCGACGACCAGAAGGCGGCGCAACTCCTCGCCCCGACCTGCCACTAG
- a CDS encoding (R)-mandelonitrile lyase, producing MQITRSSINTVKGPADWFTGDVYIDAVAAAPAPSRIAANLVHFMPGARTHWHRHPLSQTVFVTEGVGLCQRRGGPVEVIRPGDRVLFEADEEHWHGAAPDRLMVHLAINEADDDHELVHWLDPVTDEEYLA from the coding sequence ATGCAGATCACCCGCAGCTCCATCAACACCGTCAAGGGCCCGGCCGACTGGTTCACCGGCGACGTCTACATCGACGCCGTCGCGGCGGCCCCGGCGCCGTCGCGGATCGCGGCCAACCTGGTGCACTTCATGCCGGGCGCCCGGACCCATTGGCACCGCCATCCGCTGAGCCAGACCGTTTTCGTCACCGAAGGCGTCGGGTTGTGCCAGCGCCGGGGCGGTCCCGTCGAGGTCATCCGTCCCGGCGACCGGGTTCTCTTCGAAGCCGATGAGGAGCACTGGCACGGGGCCGCGCCTGATCGGCTGATGGTTCACCTGGCGATCAACGAGGCCGATGACGACCACGAACTCGTCCACTGGTTGGACCCCGTGACCGACGAGGAGTACCTGGCTTGA
- a CDS encoding zinc-dependent alcohol dehydrogenase family protein translates to MRQVVMHGPGNVRVEDREDPKIIEPTDAIIRLSATCICGSDLWPYRGAEPVDHQVMGHEYVGVVEEIGSDVRTVKVGDFVVGSFWASDNTCEICQAGYQAYCVHRVLMGTLGTQSELARIPLADGTLVATPGMPDPELIPSLMAASDVLGTGWFAAVAAEAGPGKTVAVVGDGAVGLLGILAARQLGAERIIAFSRHADRQALAKEFGATDIVEERGDEGVARVKELTGGLGAHSVIEAVGTQEAMMQAIRSTRPGGHVGFVGVSHDVAIPGDELFMAGVHIHGGPAPVRQYLPELVQLIWDRKIDPGKVFDLTLPLDRAAEGYQAMDERTAIKVLLTV, encoded by the coding sequence ATGCGCCAGGTAGTGATGCACGGACCCGGGAACGTCCGGGTGGAGGACCGCGAGGACCCGAAGATCATCGAACCGACCGACGCGATCATCCGGCTGTCCGCGACCTGCATCTGCGGCAGCGACCTGTGGCCGTACCGGGGCGCCGAGCCCGTCGATCACCAGGTGATGGGTCACGAGTACGTCGGCGTGGTCGAGGAGATCGGGTCGGACGTCCGCACCGTGAAGGTCGGCGATTTCGTCGTCGGCTCGTTCTGGGCCTCGGACAACACCTGCGAGATCTGCCAGGCCGGCTACCAGGCGTACTGCGTGCACCGGGTCCTGATGGGCACGCTCGGCACCCAGTCGGAGCTCGCGCGCATCCCGCTCGCCGACGGCACTCTGGTCGCCACTCCCGGGATGCCTGATCCCGAGCTGATCCCGTCGCTGATGGCTGCCTCGGATGTACTGGGTACGGGATGGTTCGCAGCCGTCGCGGCCGAGGCCGGTCCGGGCAAGACGGTTGCTGTCGTGGGTGACGGCGCCGTCGGGCTGCTGGGGATCCTGGCCGCCAGGCAACTCGGTGCCGAGCGGATCATCGCCTTCAGCCGGCACGCCGATCGGCAGGCGCTGGCCAAGGAGTTCGGCGCCACCGACATCGTGGAAGAGCGCGGTGACGAAGGGGTGGCCCGGGTGAAGGAACTCACCGGCGGCCTCGGAGCTCACTCGGTGATCGAGGCGGTCGGTACTCAGGAAGCCATGATGCAAGCGATTCGCTCGACCAGGCCCGGTGGCCATGTCGGGTTCGTGGGTGTCTCGCACGACGTCGCGATTCCCGGCGACGAGCTGTTCATGGCCGGCGTCCACATCCACGGCGGGCCGGCTCCGGTACGGCAGTACCTGCCCGAACTCGTGCAGCTGATCTGGGATCGCAAGATCGACCCCGGCAAGGTCTTCGACCTCACACTGCCCCTGGACCGGGCGGCCGAGGGCTACCAGGCCATGGACGAACGCACCGCCATCAAGGTCCTGCTCACCGTCTGA
- a CDS encoding MBL fold metallo-hydrolase, giving the protein MTNLTYTIIDAADTSLNKTSVLITGETEAVVVDAAFTRADGHRIVAAVLDSGKRLTTVAITAGDPDFYFGAEVIADAFPEAVFVAPADVIEHIQHSYQAKLQAWAHLGQNLPTRLVDIAPLTEPTITVDETTIEVRRASNLLGDRAWYLFDPTSRSLVGGVLLFEGLHVWTADSATPELRAEWIRVLNDLEALAPAYVVAGHRVADAPTDLTAIVHTREYLEFFEKAIESAADAAEAEASLLTAYPEAGLKIAAGLGTKVAKGEMTWG; this is encoded by the coding sequence ATGACGAATCTTACGTACACCATCATCGACGCGGCCGACACATCGTTGAACAAGACCAGCGTGCTGATCACCGGCGAGACCGAGGCGGTCGTGGTCGATGCGGCCTTCACCCGCGCCGACGGCCACCGGATCGTGGCGGCCGTGCTCGACTCGGGCAAGCGGCTCACGACCGTCGCGATCACCGCCGGCGACCCGGACTTCTACTTCGGTGCCGAGGTCATCGCCGATGCCTTCCCCGAGGCCGTCTTCGTGGCTCCGGCCGACGTCATCGAGCACATCCAGCACAGCTACCAGGCCAAGCTCCAGGCCTGGGCGCACCTCGGCCAAAACCTCCCGACCCGCTTGGTCGACATCGCCCCGCTCACAGAGCCGACCATCACCGTGGACGAGACGACGATCGAGGTACGCCGTGCCAGCAACCTGCTCGGCGACCGGGCCTGGTACCTGTTCGACCCGACCTCGCGCTCGCTGGTCGGTGGCGTCCTGCTCTTCGAGGGTCTGCACGTCTGGACCGCCGACAGCGCCACACCAGAACTTCGAGCCGAGTGGATCCGGGTGCTCAACGACCTGGAGGCGCTCGCTCCGGCGTACGTCGTCGCAGGCCACCGCGTCGCCGATGCGCCGACCGACCTGACCGCCATCGTTCACACGCGGGAGTACCTCGAGTTCTTCGAGAAGGCGATCGAGTCCGCCGCGGACGCGGCCGAGGCCGAGGCCTCCTTGCTGACCGCTTACCCGGAGGCCGGCCTGAAGATCGCGGCCGGTCTCGGCACGAAGGTCGCCAAGGGCGAGATGACATGGGGCTGA
- a CDS encoding multidrug effflux MFS transporter, whose translation MSTLMVPTSRPRLGVGVVASVVFLTAIAPLATDMYVPAFPQVARELSTSATQVQLTLTTFFVGMALGQLVGGPVSDQRGRRLPLLAALLVVAAASIVCALAPTIAVMTVARLVQGFAGGWAMVIGRAIIVDLASGARLVRVLNVIAAVGGIAPIAGPLIGGLILQLSGWRVSFWLVAALGLAMTLAVAVTVPESLPRDSRHPGGLRTFLTAGRGVLANREYVGYLLVAGAAMGALFAYVATSAFVLQTMNGLSPIAYSVDFAVNAAGMTMAALVAARLAGRVSTRKVILAGQLAALSAGAALLIGALWFDTPLSLAIGCFFVLMTAQGLIIPNGGALASTAVPDHPGTGSAVQGFVQWVAAGTIAPIAGLGGAATAVPMALLITIGATASLLGLLIASRNKRLPAR comes from the coding sequence TTGTCCACGCTGATGGTTCCGACGTCCCGCCCGCGGCTGGGCGTTGGGGTGGTGGCGTCTGTGGTGTTCCTGACCGCGATCGCTCCGCTGGCAACGGACATGTACGTCCCTGCGTTTCCGCAGGTAGCCCGTGAGCTGTCGACCTCTGCGACGCAGGTGCAGCTCACGTTGACGACCTTCTTCGTCGGGATGGCGCTCGGCCAACTGGTCGGCGGGCCGGTGTCGGACCAGCGCGGCCGACGCCTTCCGTTGCTGGCGGCGCTGCTGGTCGTGGCCGCGGCGTCGATCGTCTGCGCGCTCGCCCCGACGATCGCGGTGATGACCGTGGCCCGCCTCGTCCAGGGCTTCGCCGGTGGCTGGGCGATGGTGATCGGACGGGCGATCATCGTCGACCTGGCCAGCGGCGCCCGGCTGGTCCGGGTCCTGAACGTCATCGCCGCGGTCGGCGGCATCGCTCCGATCGCCGGCCCACTGATCGGCGGACTGATCCTGCAGTTGTCCGGGTGGCGGGTCTCGTTCTGGCTCGTCGCCGCACTGGGACTCGCGATGACCTTGGCCGTCGCGGTGACCGTGCCCGAATCACTCCCGCGCGACAGCCGCCACCCAGGCGGCCTGCGAACCTTCCTCACGGCCGGGCGGGGCGTGCTCGCCAACCGTGAGTACGTCGGCTATCTGCTCGTCGCGGGTGCCGCCATGGGCGCCCTGTTCGCGTACGTCGCCACCTCCGCCTTCGTTCTACAAACCATGAACGGACTCTCACCGATCGCGTACTCCGTCGACTTCGCAGTCAACGCCGCCGGTATGACGATGGCCGCCCTCGTCGCCGCCCGCCTCGCCGGACGCGTCTCCACTCGCAAGGTCATCCTGGCCGGCCAGCTCGCCGCTCTCTCAGCAGGCGCCGCCCTGCTGATCGGAGCCCTGTGGTTCGACACTCCACTGAGCTTGGCGATCGGCTGCTTCTTCGTACTGATGACGGCCCAGGGCCTGATCATTCCCAACGGCGGCGCGCTCGCGTCGACCGCCGTACCCGATCACCCTGGTACCGGTTCGGCAGTGCAGGGCTTCGTCCAATGGGTCGCCGCCGGCACGATCGCGCCGATCGCAGGCCTCGGAGGCGCGGCAACAGCTGTACCGATGGCTCTCCTGATCACCATCGGCGCCACAGCCTCCCTGCTCGGCCTACTCATCGCCAGCCGCAACAAGCGGCTCCCTGCACGTTGA
- a CDS encoding serine/threonine-protein kinase, with translation MLVAERYKVGRSLGRGGMGEVFHAVDEQLQRPVALKLMLPTAGDLTSAERFRREARAAARLSDPHLVAVYDFGRHGDQSFLVMELVEGSTVAAELAEHGPLPKDRAIDIVEQSAAGLAAAHELDVVHRDVKPGNLLLTPTGTVKVADFGIAHLPGDGATTLTGTGQIIGSTRYLAPERAQGGRAVKASDVYSLGCVLYELVTGQPPFTGEHPTAILYQHVDTPPTPPSTIRPELAGSFEAVLLQMLAKDPTERPTAADIAGGALRAPLGEVSTAPLVPAAPLVGGAVVDQTAPITPAAVPVVAAPPRRDRRQVLMAGAIAAVAVAAAVTAILLNNNGPNLPATTDVGPKPSVTSGTPGAKSTDEPTSGPTQSGGANQPTQSTSTQPSPSTSPTGSPTSQSPTPSTNTQSPNTPSPSKPSDSPTASTPTKSTPSPTTSESSTPDPTATPPAGTPTPGTQNAGTPNPKS, from the coding sequence GTGCTGGTAGCTGAGAGGTACAAGGTCGGTCGCTCGTTGGGGCGCGGTGGGATGGGAGAGGTCTTCCATGCCGTGGACGAGCAACTGCAGCGTCCGGTCGCGCTGAAGTTGATGTTGCCGACCGCCGGTGATCTCACCTCGGCCGAGCGGTTCCGCCGCGAGGCGCGGGCCGCCGCCAGGCTGAGCGATCCGCATCTGGTCGCGGTCTACGACTTCGGCCGGCACGGCGATCAGTCCTTCCTCGTGATGGAACTGGTCGAAGGAAGCACGGTCGCTGCCGAGCTGGCCGAGCACGGCCCGCTGCCGAAGGACCGGGCGATCGACATCGTCGAGCAGAGCGCCGCGGGTCTCGCCGCGGCGCACGAGCTGGACGTCGTCCACCGGGATGTGAAACCCGGCAACCTCCTGCTGACGCCGACCGGCACCGTGAAGGTCGCCGACTTCGGGATCGCCCACCTGCCGGGTGACGGCGCGACCACGCTGACCGGCACCGGCCAGATCATCGGCAGCACTCGCTACCTCGCGCCGGAACGGGCGCAGGGCGGCCGGGCGGTCAAGGCCTCGGACGTGTACTCGCTGGGCTGCGTGCTCTATGAGCTCGTCACCGGCCAACCGCCGTTCACCGGCGAACACCCGACGGCGATTCTCTACCAGCACGTCGACACCCCGCCGACGCCGCCGAGCACGATCCGTCCCGAGCTCGCCGGCAGCTTCGAGGCCGTCCTGCTCCAGATGCTGGCCAAGGACCCCACAGAACGCCCGACCGCGGCCGACATCGCCGGCGGCGCTCTGCGCGCACCACTAGGCGAGGTCAGCACCGCGCCCCTGGTGCCCGCTGCTCCGCTCGTCGGTGGAGCCGTTGTCGACCAGACCGCGCCCATCACGCCTGCAGCGGTTCCGGTCGTCGCAGCCCCACCTCGACGGGACCGTCGTCAGGTACTGATGGCTGGTGCGATCGCCGCCGTCGCCGTGGCCGCGGCAGTGACCGCGATCCTGCTCAACAACAACGGCCCGAACCTGCCCGCGACAACCGACGTAGGCCCCAAGCCGAGCGTCACTTCCGGTACGCCGGGGGCCAAGTCGACCGACGAGCCGACCTCCGGCCCGACCCAGTCCGGTGGGGCGAACCAGCCCACCCAGAGCACCTCGACGCAGCCGTCGCCGAGCACCTCCCCGACGGGCTCGCCCACCTCGCAAAGTCCGACGCCGTCGACCAACACGCAGTCGCCGAACACACCGTCGCCGAGCAAGCCCTCCGACAGCCCCACCGCGAGTACGCCGACCAAGAGCACGCCCTCGCCCACGACCTCCGAGTCGAGCACGCCCGATCCCACCGCCACGCCGCCGGCCGGAACACCGACCCCGGGCACCCAGAACGCCGGGACACCGAACCCGAAGTCCTAG
- a CDS encoding nuclear transport factor 2 family protein has protein sequence MGLTADLIPADVVRRQYLASAAGDLEALRATLAPDVEWTEMAGFPLAGTYRTPDGVTANVMEKLAAEWDDWTAHDDTYVVDGENVVVLARYTAQHRSTGKPLAVRVAHHFVVRGGLIVRFEQFVDTALVRDAAA, from the coding sequence ATGGGGCTGACCGCCGACCTCATCCCCGCGGACGTCGTACGGAGGCAGTACCTCGCCTCGGCGGCCGGCGATCTCGAGGCGCTGCGGGCAACGCTGGCTCCCGATGTGGAGTGGACCGAGATGGCCGGCTTCCCGTTGGCGGGTACCTACCGCACGCCCGACGGAGTGACGGCGAACGTGATGGAGAAGCTCGCCGCCGAGTGGGACGACTGGACCGCCCACGACGACACGTACGTCGTCGATGGGGAGAACGTCGTCGTACTGGCTCGCTACACCGCACAGCATCGGTCGACGGGCAAACCGCTGGCTGTTCGGGTGGCGCATCACTTCGTCGTGCGTGGCGGACTGATCGTGAGATTCGAGCAGTTCGTCGACACCGCGCTCGTTCGCGACGCCGCAGCCTGA